In Natronoarchaeum philippinense, a single window of DNA contains:
- a CDS encoding ATP-grasp domain-containing protein translates to MLTLAVANRAETFERMADPLAERGIEVRHVPVSERTLSLTGERPWSPDEFDVGFVYPGRMIEGGAAEAMLDVPWLNGRDAVLTSRNKAGVIARLDRADVPVPETTLVSNPVDEADLIDAFERFDPPVVVKPTSTTRGVGVAKATDLDSFLGVVDYLDLVHDFRATGDKSFLVQEYLPDARDYRAMVLDGEFVGAVERRLPEDALAAGQWKHNVHRGAEATGVDLPDEWRRLAERVAAEVNIPFVGVDLLVSDGRVVVSETNARPTIDAETKYEPGFYDQLAASIRDRGEIE, encoded by the coding sequence ATGTTGACGCTCGCGGTCGCAAACCGCGCCGAGACGTTCGAGCGGATGGCCGATCCGCTGGCCGAACGCGGTATCGAGGTTCGTCACGTGCCGGTCTCCGAGCGCACGCTGTCGCTGACCGGCGAGCGCCCGTGGTCGCCCGACGAGTTCGACGTTGGCTTCGTCTACCCCGGCCGGATGATCGAGGGCGGGGCGGCCGAGGCGATGCTCGACGTGCCGTGGCTCAACGGCCGCGACGCCGTGCTGACCTCGCGGAACAAGGCCGGCGTGATCGCCCGTCTCGATCGGGCTGACGTACCTGTCCCCGAGACGACGCTGGTGTCGAACCCCGTCGACGAGGCCGATCTAATCGACGCCTTCGAGCGGTTCGACCCGCCCGTGGTCGTCAAGCCGACTTCGACGACTCGCGGCGTCGGCGTCGCCAAGGCGACCGATCTCGACTCGTTTCTCGGCGTCGTCGACTACCTCGATCTGGTCCACGACTTCCGGGCGACCGGCGACAAATCCTTTCTCGTCCAAGAGTACCTGCCCGACGCTCGGGACTACCGGGCGATGGTGTTAGACGGCGAGTTCGTCGGCGCCGTCGAGCGTCGCCTCCCCGAAGACGCGCTGGCTGCCGGCCAGTGGAAGCACAACGTCCACCGGGGCGCCGAGGCGACCGGCGTCGACCTGCCCGACGAGTGGCGGCGTCTGGCCGAGCGCGTCGCCGCCGAGGTGAACATTCCGTTCGTCGGCGTCGACCTGCTGGTCAGCGACGGGCGTGTCGTGGTGAGCGAGACGAACGCTCGACCGACGATCGACGCCGAAACGAAGTACGAACCCGGTTTCTACGATCAGCTGGCGGCGTCGATC